The following are encoded together in the Candidatus Methylomirabilis oxygeniifera genome:
- a CDS encoding Mannosyl-3-phosphoglycerate phosphatase, with the protein MLITHSPEQSPPLLIFTDLDGTLLDHKTYSFDPAQEALQEVERRGIPLVLCTSKTRAEVECYRRALNNRHPFVVENGGAAFIPKGYFAFAYPYQRKIAGYYVIETGSPYSQLVAALKMARKDSGVKAVGFSDLSAEEVARLTGLPLKKACLAKEREYDEPFFVDESEEEAERMKALLRERGFLCMRGGRFDHLTGCNDKGRAVSTLTELFRQASGRVRTVGIGDSHNDLPMLQAVDIPILVQRIDGKYDQTVRIPNLIRAQGIGPYGWRTAVLELLVRED; encoded by the coding sequence ATGCTGATAACGCATAGTCCGGAGCAGAGCCCCCCCCTTCTCATCTTTACCGATCTGGATGGGACGTTGCTGGACCATAAGACGTACAGTTTCGATCCGGCCCAGGAAGCCCTGCAAGAGGTCGAGCGGAGAGGGATCCCTCTCGTTCTTTGTACGAGTAAGACGAGGGCGGAAGTGGAGTGCTATCGCCGTGCCCTCAACAACCGCCACCCGTTTGTTGTGGAGAACGGCGGTGCTGCCTTTATTCCTAAAGGGTATTTCGCCTTTGCCTATCCTTACCAGAGAAAGATCGCCGGGTACTACGTTATTGAGACTGGTAGTCCTTACTCCCAACTGGTCGCAGCTTTGAAAATGGCAAGGAAGGATAGCGGCGTCAAGGCCGTGGGCTTTTCGGATCTGAGCGCGGAAGAAGTAGCTCGGCTCACCGGACTTCCTTTGAAGAAGGCATGCCTGGCCAAGGAGCGGGAGTACGACGAACCCTTCTTTGTCGATGAGTCGGAAGAAGAAGCGGAACGGATGAAAGCGCTTTTGAGGGAGCGGGGTTTCCTGTGTATGCGGGGAGGGAGGTTCGACCACCTCACCGGGTGCAACGACAAGGGGAGAGCGGTCTCAACGTTGACCGAGCTTTTTCGGCAGGCCTCTGGAAGGGTGCGTACGGTAGGTATTGGGGACAGCCACAACGACCTTCCCATGCTTCAGGCTGTAGATATCCCCATCCTCGTCCAACGGATCGACGGGAAGTACGACCAGACGGTCAGGATCCCCAATCTCATCCGTGCCCAGGGGATCGGGCCGTACGGCTGGCGAACGGCCGTCTTGGAGCTGCTCGTCCGCGAGGACTGA